In a genomic window of Enterobacter asburiae:
- the rnr gene encoding ribonuclease R: MSQDPFQEREAEKYANPIPSREFIIEHLTKREKPANREELAVELNIEGEEQIEALRRRLRAMERDGQLVFTRRQCYALPERLDLLKGTVIGHRDGFGFLRVEGRKDDLYLSSEQMKMCIHGDQILAQPLGADRKGRREARVVRVLVPKTSQIVGRYFTDAGVGFVVPDDSRLSFDILIPPEEVMGARMGFVVVVELTQRPTRRTKAVGKIVEVLGDNMGTGMAVDMALRTHEIPYVWPKAVEEQIENLREEVPEESKAGRVDLRSLPLVTIDGEDARDFDDAVYCEKKRGGGWRLWVAIADVSYYVRPHTPLDNEARSRGTSVYFPSQVVPMLPEVLSNGLCSLNPQVDRLCMVCEMTISTKGRLTGYKFYEAVMSSHARLTYTKVWHMLQGDQDLREQYAPLVKHIEELHNLYKTLDQAREERGGISFESEEAKFIFNAERRIERIEQTQRNDAHKLIEECMILANISAARFVEKAKEPALFRIHDKPSTEAITAFRSVLAELGLELPGGNKPEPRDYAELLESIGDRPDAEMLQTMLLRSMKQAIYDPENRGHFGLALQSYAHFTSPIRRYPDLSLHRAIKYLLAQEQGHKGNTTETGGYHYSMEEMLQLGQHCSMTERRADEATRDVADWLKCDFMLDQVGNVFKGVIASVTGFGFFVRLDELFIDGLVHVSSLDNDYYRFDQVGQRLIGESGGQTYRLGDRVEVKVEAVNMDDRKIDFSLISSERAPRNVGKTERERAKKGGNGKASGKRRQAGKKVNFEPDSAFRGEKKQKPKAAKKEARSAKKPSAKTQKIAAATKAKRAAKKKQAE; encoded by the coding sequence ATGTCACAAGATCCTTTCCAGGAACGCGAAGCCGAAAAATACGCGAATCCTATCCCCAGCCGCGAGTTCATCATTGAACACTTAACAAAACGCGAAAAACCCGCCAATCGTGAAGAACTTGCCGTTGAATTAAATATTGAAGGTGAAGAGCAAATTGAAGCCCTTCGCCGCCGCCTGCGCGCCATGGAGCGCGACGGGCAGTTGGTCTTTACCCGCCGCCAGTGCTACGCGCTGCCTGAACGCCTCGACCTGCTGAAAGGCACCGTGATAGGTCACCGTGACGGCTTTGGCTTCCTGCGCGTGGAAGGCCGTAAAGACGATCTTTATCTCTCATCCGAACAGATGAAAATGTGTATCCACGGCGACCAGATCCTGGCGCAGCCGCTGGGTGCCGACCGTAAAGGCCGCCGCGAGGCGCGCGTGGTTCGCGTGCTGGTGCCGAAAACCAGCCAGATTGTGGGCCGCTACTTTACCGATGCGGGTGTAGGCTTTGTGGTGCCGGACGACAGCCGTCTGAGCTTCGATATTCTGATCCCACCTGAAGAGGTGATGGGCGCGCGCATGGGCTTTGTGGTGGTGGTGGAACTTACCCAGCGCCCAACCCGTCGCACCAAAGCGGTCGGGAAAATCGTCGAAGTGCTGGGCGATAACATGGGCACCGGCATGGCCGTCGATATGGCGCTGCGCACGCATGAGATCCCGTACGTCTGGCCGAAAGCGGTCGAGGAGCAGATTGAAAACCTGCGTGAAGAAGTGCCGGAAGAGTCCAAAGCGGGCCGTGTGGATCTGCGCTCCCTGCCGCTGGTCACCATTGATGGTGAAGATGCCCGCGACTTCGATGACGCCGTCTACTGCGAGAAAAAACGCGGCGGCGGCTGGCGTCTGTGGGTGGCGATTGCTGACGTAAGCTACTACGTTCGTCCGCACACGCCGCTGGATAACGAAGCGCGCAGTCGCGGTACGTCGGTCTACTTCCCGTCTCAGGTTGTACCGATGCTGCCGGAAGTGCTCTCAAACGGCCTGTGTTCCCTGAACCCGCAGGTTGACCGCCTCTGTATGGTTTGCGAGATGACTATCTCCACCAAAGGGCGCTTAACGGGCTACAAATTCTACGAAGCGGTGATGAGCTCGCACGCGCGTCTGACCTATACCAAGGTCTGGCATATGCTGCAGGGCGACCAGGATCTTCGCGAGCAGTACGCGCCGCTGGTTAAGCACATCGAAGAGCTGCATAACCTCTACAAAACGCTGGATCAGGCGCGCGAAGAGCGCGGCGGGATCTCCTTTGAGAGCGAAGAAGCGAAGTTTATCTTCAATGCGGAACGCCGCATTGAGCGTATCGAGCAGACCCAGCGTAACGATGCGCACAAGCTGATCGAAGAGTGTATGATTCTGGCGAACATCTCGGCGGCGAGATTTGTTGAGAAAGCCAAAGAGCCTGCGCTGTTCCGTATCCACGATAAGCCGTCGACGGAAGCCATCACCGCGTTCCGCTCCGTGCTGGCTGAACTGGGTCTGGAGCTGCCAGGCGGTAACAAGCCAGAGCCGCGTGATTACGCCGAGCTGCTGGAGTCCATTGGCGACCGTCCTGACGCAGAAATGCTGCAGACGATGCTGCTGCGCTCTATGAAGCAGGCTATTTACGATCCGGAAAACCGGGGGCACTTCGGCCTGGCGCTGCAGTCTTACGCGCACTTTACCTCGCCGATCCGCCGCTATCCTGACCTGTCCCTGCACCGTGCTATCAAGTATCTGCTGGCGCAGGAGCAGGGTCATAAAGGGAACACCACCGAAACCGGCGGGTATCACTATTCGATGGAAGAGATGCTGCAGCTGGGCCAGCACTGTTCCATGACCGAACGTCGTGCTGATGAAGCCACGCGTGACGTAGCGGACTGGCTGAAGTGTGACTTTATGCTGGACCAGGTGGGCAACGTCTTTAAAGGCGTGATTGCCAGCGTTACCGGCTTTGGTTTCTTCGTTCGTCTGGATGAGCTGTTTATCGACGGCCTGGTGCACGTCTCCAGCCTGGATAACGACTACTACCGCTTCGACCAGGTCGGCCAGCGCCTGATTGGCGAATCTGGCGGCCAGACCTATCGTCTGGGCGACCGTGTGGAAGTGAAGGTTGAAGCCGTGAATATGGACGACCGTAAAATCGACTTCAGCCTGATCTCCAGCGAGCGCGCGCCGCGTAACGTCGGTAAAACCGAGCGTGAAAGGGCGAAAAAGGGCGGCAACGGTAAAGCGAGCGGTAAACGTCGCCAGGCAGGTAAAAAGGTAAACTTCGAGCCGGACAGCGCGTTCCGCGGCGAGAAGAAACAGAAGCCGAAGGCGGCGAAGAAAGAAGCCCGTTCAGCGAAAAAGCCTTCCGCGAAAACGCAGAAAATTGCTGCCGCCACCAAAGCGAAGCGCGCGGCCAAGAAAAAGCAGGCGGAGTAA
- the rlmB gene encoding 23S rRNA (guanosine(2251)-2'-O)-methyltransferase RlmB yields the protein MSEMIYGIHAVQALLDRAPERFQEVFILKGREDKRLMPLIHALEAQGVVIQLANRQFLDEKSEGAVHQGIIARVKPGRQYQENDLPDLIAGLDNPFFLILDGVTDPHNLGACLRSADAAGVHAVIVPKDRSAQLNATAKKVACGAAENVPLIRVTNLARTMRMLQEENIWIVGTAGEADHTLYQSKMTGRLALVMGAEGEGMRRLTREHCDELISIPMAGSVSSLNVSVATGICLFEAVRQRGA from the coding sequence ATGAGTGAAATGATTTACGGCATCCACGCGGTGCAGGCCCTTCTCGACCGCGCACCGGAGCGTTTTCAGGAAGTGTTTATTCTGAAAGGGCGTGAAGATAAGCGTCTGATGCCGCTGATCCACGCGCTGGAAGCGCAGGGCGTGGTGATCCAGCTGGCTAACCGCCAGTTCCTGGATGAGAAAAGCGAAGGCGCGGTGCACCAGGGGATTATTGCCCGCGTGAAGCCGGGCCGTCAGTATCAGGAAAACGATCTGCCGGATCTGATTGCCGGGCTGGATAACCCGTTCTTCCTGATCCTCGATGGCGTAACCGATCCGCATAACCTCGGCGCGTGCCTGCGCAGCGCCGATGCGGCGGGCGTGCACGCGGTGATCGTGCCGAAAGATCGCTCCGCGCAGCTGAACGCGACTGCGAAGAAAGTGGCCTGCGGCGCGGCGGAAAACGTTCCGCTGATCCGCGTGACCAACCTGGCGCGCACCATGCGTATGCTGCAGGAGGAGAACATCTGGATCGTCGGTACCGCCGGTGAAGCGGATCATACTCTGTACCAGAGCAAAATGACCGGCCGTCTGGCGCTGGTTATGGGAGCGGAAGGCGAAGGCATGCGTCGTCTGACCCGCGAACACTGCGACGAGCTGATTAGCATCCCGATGGCGGGCAGCGTGTCGTCTCTGAACGTTTCCGTTGCGACGGGCATCTGCCTGTTTGAAGCGGTGCGCCAGCGGGGAGCATAA
- a CDS encoding MHS family MFS transporter has translation MQQDAHKRALIAGSIGNFIEWYEFAVYGFLATVIAKNFFQLEGEAGLTSLILTWASFAIAFFFRPLGAVIFGRIGDRIGRKPTLIIVLVLMTLATTAIGIVPVYASIGIAAPLIITLLRILQGLFAGGEYGGAVSLMTEFAPRGKRGLYGAWQSFTVALGLLAGAAIVALLSAVLTPEDLHDWGWRIPFFLALPMGAVALWLRVSMEETPSFVQQQEKPAAAQASTSATLKTILMGIGRVMVWSAAGYTYLVIMPTYLQSALHTGFNQALLIAVISNIGFALTIIPAGILSDRIGRRTVMIIATALLLILALPLLKILQAESSTLAVKAGVVLIAGGLVGMLAGPGPAMLSEMFPTRVRYTGLGLAYSLSNAIFSGCAGLIITGLIKQTGNLDIPAYYVMATAVVSIFALMTLRKDDHLRSLEE, from the coding sequence ATGCAACAGGATGCGCACAAGCGTGCATTAATTGCAGGCTCCATTGGTAACTTCATCGAGTGGTATGAGTTTGCGGTCTACGGTTTTCTGGCGACCGTGATTGCGAAGAACTTCTTCCAGCTTGAGGGAGAGGCGGGACTGACCAGTCTGATCCTCACCTGGGCCTCATTTGCCATCGCCTTCTTCTTCCGTCCGCTGGGTGCGGTGATATTTGGCCGTATTGGCGACAGGATTGGGCGAAAACCGACGCTGATTATTGTGCTGGTGCTGATGACGCTCGCCACCACGGCCATCGGCATCGTGCCCGTCTACGCCAGTATCGGCATTGCTGCGCCGTTAATCATTACGCTGCTGCGCATCCTGCAGGGGCTGTTCGCGGGCGGCGAGTACGGCGGTGCGGTCTCGCTGATGACCGAGTTCGCCCCGCGCGGCAAGCGCGGCCTGTACGGCGCGTGGCAGTCCTTTACCGTAGCGCTCGGGCTGTTAGCGGGCGCTGCTATTGTCGCGCTGCTCTCTGCCGTTCTTACCCCTGAAGACCTGCATGACTGGGGCTGGCGCATTCCGTTCTTCCTTGCCCTGCCGATGGGTGCGGTCGCGCTATGGCTGCGGGTGAGTATGGAAGAGACGCCGAGCTTTGTGCAGCAGCAGGAAAAACCGGCTGCTGCTCAGGCCAGCACTTCCGCCACGCTCAAAACCATCCTGATGGGCATTGGGCGCGTGATGGTCTGGTCCGCGGCGGGATATACCTATCTGGTGATTATGCCAACCTACCTGCAGTCAGCGCTGCACACCGGCTTTAACCAGGCGCTGCTGATCGCGGTGATTTCGAATATCGGCTTTGCGCTGACGATTATCCCGGCCGGGATCCTGAGCGACAGGATTGGCCGCCGCACGGTGATGATTATCGCTACCGCGCTGCTGCTGATCCTCGCCCTGCCGCTGCTGAAAATTTTGCAGGCGGAGTCGAGCACGCTGGCGGTGAAGGCTGGTGTGGTACTCATTGCGGGCGGTCTGGTGGGCATGCTGGCGGGGCCGGGCCCGGCAATGCTATCTGAGATGTTCCCGACTCGCGTGCGCTATACGGGGCTGGGGCTGGCCTACTCTTTGTCGAACGCGATTTTCTCGGGATGTGCAGGGCTAATCATTACCGGGCTGATTAAGCAGACGGGCAACCTGGATATTCCGGCGTATTACGTGATGGCAACGGCGGTAGTGAGTATTTTCGCGCTGATGACGCTGAGGAAGGATGACCATTTGCGGTCGCTGGAAGAGTGA
- a CDS encoding isovaleryl-CoA dehydrogenase — MHWQTHTVFNQPAPLSNSNLFLSDCALRDAVAREGAEWDIELLASIGQQLGTAESLELGRLANVNPPELLRYDATGERLDDVRFHPAWHLLMQGLCANRVHNLAWEEEARKGSFVARAARFVLHAQVEAGTLCPVTMTFAATPLLQQSLPKPFHGWLTPLMSDRYDPHLAPGGQKRGLLIGMGMTEKQGGSDVLSNTTRAEKCSDGSYRLVGHKWFFSVPQSDAHLVLAQAKGGLSCFFVPRFLPDGQRNAVRLERLKEKLGNRSNASSEAEFLDASGWLLGEEGEGVRQILKMGGLTRFDCALGSHGLMRRALSVALYHAHQRQTFGKNLIDQPLMREALSRMALVLEGQTALLFRLARAWDNRTDPQEAAWARLFTPATKFSVCKAGIPFVAEAMEVLGGVGYCEESELPRLYREMPVNSIWEGSGNIMCLDVLRVLAKQPGIHDLLADEFAQVKGQDRHFDRSWRQLQQKLRKPQEAQGREIARQLFLLGAGSQMLRHASPPVAQAWCRMMLDTRGGTLMSEQVQSDLLLRATGRVG; from the coding sequence ATGCACTGGCAGACCCATACCGTTTTTAATCAACCTGCCCCACTCTCTAACAGCAACCTTTTCCTTTCAGACTGCGCCCTGCGTGATGCGGTGGCGCGTGAAGGGGCCGAGTGGGATATAGAACTCCTCGCCAGCATTGGTCAGCAGTTGGGTACGGCGGAATCGCTGGAGCTGGGCAGGCTCGCGAACGTGAATCCACCGGAGCTATTACGCTACGACGCCACCGGAGAGCGGCTGGATGACGTTCGCTTTCACCCCGCGTGGCACCTGCTGATGCAGGGGCTCTGCGCCAACCGGGTACATAATCTGGCATGGGAGGAAGAAGCGCGAAAAGGCTCTTTTGTCGCCAGGGCCGCGCGCTTCGTGCTCCATGCTCAGGTAGAAGCGGGGACGTTATGCCCGGTGACCATGACCTTTGCCGCCACGCCGCTGTTGCAGCAGTCGCTGCCCAAACCGTTTCATGGCTGGTTAACGCCGCTGATGAGCGATCGCTACGATCCCCATCTCGCGCCGGGTGGGCAAAAGCGCGGCCTGCTGATCGGCATGGGGATGACGGAAAAGCAGGGCGGCTCAGACGTGCTCAGCAATACCACCAGAGCGGAAAAATGCAGCGACGGCAGCTACCGGCTGGTGGGGCACAAGTGGTTTTTCTCCGTGCCGCAGAGCGATGCGCATCTGGTGCTGGCGCAGGCGAAAGGCGGTTTGTCCTGCTTTTTTGTTCCGCGTTTCTTGCCCGACGGACAGCGCAACGCCGTGCGCCTTGAGCGTCTGAAAGAGAAGCTTGGCAACCGCTCCAACGCCAGCAGTGAGGCGGAGTTCCTCGACGCTTCCGGCTGGCTGCTGGGGGAAGAGGGCGAAGGGGTACGGCAGATCCTCAAAATGGGCGGTCTGACGCGCTTTGACTGCGCCCTGGGCAGCCACGGGCTGATGCGTCGGGCGCTCTCGGTGGCGCTGTACCATGCCCATCAGCGGCAAACCTTCGGCAAAAATCTCATCGATCAGCCGTTAATGCGCGAAGCGTTAAGCCGCATGGCGCTGGTGCTGGAGGGGCAAACGGCGCTGCTGTTCCGCCTGGCCAGGGCGTGGGATAACCGTACCGATCCGCAGGAGGCCGCCTGGGCAAGGCTTTTTACCCCGGCTACAAAATTTAGCGTGTGCAAAGCGGGCATTCCGTTTGTCGCGGAGGCGATGGAGGTGTTGGGCGGCGTAGGGTATTGCGAGGAGAGTGAACTTCCGCGCCTGTATCGCGAGATGCCGGTGAACAGCATCTGGGAAGGATCGGGAAATATCATGTGCCTGGACGTGCTGCGCGTGCTGGCGAAGCAGCCAGGGATCCACGACCTGCTTGCCGATGAGTTTGCCCAGGTGAAAGGACAGGACCGACACTTTGACCGCAGCTGGCGGCAGCTTCAGCAAAAGCTGCGTAAACCGCAGGAGGCACAGGGGAGGGAGATCGCGCGGCAGCTCTTTTTGCTGGGCGCCGGAAGCCAGATGCTGCGGCACGCATCGCCGCCCGTGGCGCAGGCGTGGTGCCGCATGATGCTGGATACCCGTGGCGGTACGCTGATGAGCGAGCAGGTGCAAAGCGATCTGCTGCTGCGCGCCACGGGCAGGGTTGGCTAG
- a CDS encoding HAMP domain-containing protein: MINFFRRAGLGTKLSLLTGVSVATLFLLFTFLLSQKASQQLEALAVEDLHNQSTGMVDMVQMFNTSLSEEVESYTRLFTTFLPQPFSVDTNQTRTINGLTVPLLKGGDAELHENTTFSDDFLSRTGAISTLFVRSGNDFIRVATSLRKENGDRAMGTVLDASSPAFAAVSKGEVYRGLALLFGKRYITQYQPVKDSEGQVIGIIFVGVDITHSWNVMREKILNRRLGESGHFFVLDRSNGKTRGQYLFHASEEGKQPKWDSATQQQLLSDSSGTLERVSDDGRTLKMAYTPLPGWNWTIVGEVDKSVLLASVNAMRDRFLLAGVALSVLFAGLFVVLIRRMLTRPLRNVIDLARQYAAGDLRSSLPVTRQDEVGQLVDAINGIGDGLQKIVLQVREAAGEIHLGTNALASDTGDISEQINKQASSVEETSASMEQLAATVQQNAANMEQTQQLVGETSRAVHQGGETVTHAVATMDDIREASKRIEDITRVIESIAFQTNILALNAAVEAARAGEHGKGFAVVAQEVRALAGRSANAVKEIEQLIGDTLRKVGEGHALSEQTRLAMDSIIVHIDNISQLVTEINHASREQSAGIGQVNLAMTHIGEASHINADRISRSEQTARTLREKGSHLTQLVSLFQLKR, translated from the coding sequence ATGATCAATTTTTTCCGCCGTGCGGGCCTTGGAACAAAGCTGTCGCTGCTGACGGGCGTCAGTGTCGCCACGCTGTTTCTGCTTTTCACTTTCCTGCTCAGCCAAAAAGCCAGCCAGCAGCTTGAAGCCCTCGCGGTAGAAGATCTGCATAATCAGTCCACCGGTATGGTCGACATGGTGCAGATGTTTAATACCAGCCTGAGCGAGGAAGTCGAAAGCTATACCAGACTGTTTACAACATTTCTGCCCCAGCCGTTTAGCGTCGATACTAATCAGACCCGGACCATTAACGGGCTCACCGTTCCCCTGCTGAAAGGGGGCGATGCTGAACTCCATGAAAACACGACATTTTCTGATGACTTTCTGAGTCGTACAGGAGCAATCTCCACGCTGTTTGTTCGCAGCGGTAATGACTTCATTCGCGTTGCCACTTCCCTGCGCAAAGAGAATGGCGATCGCGCCATGGGAACCGTTCTGGACGCGAGCAGCCCGGCGTTTGCCGCCGTCAGCAAAGGTGAAGTCTACCGCGGCCTGGCGCTCCTGTTTGGCAAACGCTACATCACCCAGTACCAGCCCGTGAAGGATAGTGAAGGCCAGGTCATTGGGATCATCTTCGTTGGGGTGGATATCACTCACTCCTGGAACGTCATGCGCGAGAAAATCCTTAACCGCCGCCTGGGCGAGAGCGGGCACTTCTTTGTGCTGGACCGCAGCAACGGCAAAACGCGCGGTCAGTATCTGTTCCATGCCAGCGAAGAGGGAAAACAGCCGAAGTGGGATAGCGCCACCCAACAGCAGCTGCTGAGCGATTCCTCAGGTACGCTGGAACGCGTAAGCGACGACGGCCGCACGCTGAAAATGGCCTATACGCCGCTGCCCGGCTGGAACTGGACCATCGTCGGTGAAGTGGATAAATCAGTCCTGCTCGCGAGCGTTAACGCCATGCGCGACCGTTTCCTGCTGGCCGGCGTAGCGTTGTCAGTCCTCTTCGCGGGCCTGTTTGTGGTGCTTATTCGCCGGATGCTGACCCGTCCGCTGCGTAACGTGATTGACCTGGCCCGCCAGTATGCCGCAGGCGATTTGCGCTCCAGCCTGCCCGTCACCCGTCAGGATGAGGTTGGCCAGCTGGTTGATGCCATCAACGGTATTGGCGATGGGCTACAAAAAATTGTCCTGCAGGTCCGTGAAGCCGCGGGCGAGATACATCTGGGCACCAATGCGCTGGCCTCCGATACCGGAGACATCTCCGAGCAGATCAACAAGCAGGCCAGCAGCGTGGAAGAAACCTCCGCCAGCATGGAGCAACTGGCCGCGACCGTGCAGCAAAATGCCGCCAACATGGAGCAAACGCAGCAGCTGGTAGGTGAAACCTCACGCGCGGTTCATCAGGGTGGTGAAACGGTAACCCATGCGGTTGCCACGATGGACGACATTCGCGAAGCGTCAAAACGCATCGAAGACATCACGCGCGTAATCGAGTCCATCGCGTTCCAGACCAATATTCTGGCGCTGAATGCGGCGGTTGAAGCAGCACGCGCAGGGGAGCACGGAAAAGGGTTTGCGGTGGTCGCGCAGGAAGTTCGCGCCCTGGCAGGACGCAGCGCTAACGCGGTGAAGGAGATTGAACAGCTGATTGGCGATACGCTACGGAAAGTGGGCGAAGGCCACGCGCTGTCTGAACAGACGCGTCTGGCGATGGATTCCATCATCGTTCATATCGACAACATCAGCCAGCTGGTCACGGAGATTAACCATGCGTCACGCGAGCAGTCCGCGGGGATCGGCCAGGTCAATCTTGCGATGACCCACATTGGCGAAGCGTCGCATATCAACGCCGATCGCATCTCACGCAGCGAGCAAACCGCACGCACGCTGCGCGAGAAAGGGTCACACCTTACCCAACTGGTCAGCCTGTTCCAGCTTAAACGCTAG
- a CDS encoding DUF1471 domain-containing protein yields the protein MKRTLALTSLLLSAGLVSTTAQSAEFASADCVTGLNEIGHISVNNISGSPQDVERIVALKADEQGASWYRIIHMQEDNHIDHWRVQAILYV from the coding sequence ATGAAACGAACTCTTGCTTTGACCTCTCTGTTGCTCTCAGCAGGCCTTGTGAGCACCACCGCGCAGTCAGCAGAATTCGCCAGTGCGGATTGCGTAACGGGTCTGAATGAAATAGGCCATATCTCCGTCAATAACATTTCGGGGAGCCCGCAAGACGTTGAACGTATCGTGGCATTAAAGGCCGATGAACAGGGCGCGTCATGGTATCGCATCATCCACATGCAGGAAGATAACCATATCGATCACTGGCGGGTACAGGCCATTCTCTACGTATAA
- the bsmA gene encoding biofilm peroxide resistance protein BsmA, with the protein MANRKRDMVMHRFAALLLVFLLSGCSALQGTPQPAPPVADHPQEIRRNQTEGLQRMGTVSALVRGSPDDAEDAIKAQAVAAKADYYVIIMIDETIITGQWYSQAILYRK; encoded by the coding sequence ATGGCTAACAGGAAACGAGATATGGTTATGCACAGGTTTGCTGCTTTATTGCTGGTGTTTCTGCTCAGCGGCTGTAGCGCACTGCAGGGTACACCGCAACCCGCTCCCCCGGTTGCCGATCATCCGCAGGAGATTCGTCGTAATCAGACGGAAGGATTACAGCGAATGGGCACCGTCTCCGCGCTGGTTCGCGGTTCGCCGGATGACGCAGAAGACGCAATAAAGGCACAAGCCGTCGCCGCCAAAGCAGATTATTACGTCATTATTATGATCGACGAAACCATCATAACGGGACAGTGGTATTCACAAGCCATTTTGTACCGAAAATAA